The uncultured Paludibaculum sp. sequence TGAGTTCAATCTAGACAAAATCTATCAGAACGTCCAATATATTGTTCATACGAATTGAGACTTTTTACGTATGGAAACAGGAATTGAACTACGCCATCTCCGCTACTTTCTCGCGGTAGCGGAGGACCTGCACTTTGGACAGGCAGCGAAACGGCTGCACATCGCGCAGCCTCCGCTGTCTCAGCAGATCAGGCAACTGGAGCGGATGGTGGGGCATGCGTTGTTCGTGCGTACTTCGCGGTCGGTCCAACTGACGCCGGCGGGGGCGCTTCTGGTGGAGCGGGCCCGGCTCACATTGGCGAAAGTTCAAGAGGATGTGGAGGCAGTACAGCGGGCGGGCCGCGGCGAGGACGGAACGCTGACTGTGGGCTTTGTCGAATCGGCGATCCTCAGCCGGCTGCCGGCCGTGCTGCGGCGCTACCGCCTGGTCCATCCACGGGTCCGGCTGAGGCTGCATGAGTTTCATACGCGCCAATTGGTGGACGCGCTACGCAACGGGCTGGTGGACGTCGGACTGGCGCGCGACGCCGAGGCCGAGGAGTGGATGCAGGTGGAGCCGGTGGTCATCGAACCCTTCATTGTGGTGGCGCCGACAGGCCATCGCCTGGCTCGGCAGGAGACCGCCACGTGGGTGGAGTTGAAGAATGAGCCGTTCGTCTTCTTCGAACGGTCAGCCGGGCAGCAGGCGTGGGACCGCACCATCGAGAACTGCGAGCGTCACGGCTTCCAGCCCAACATCGTCCAGGAGGCCGAGCAATGGCTGACGGTGCTGCGACTGGTGGGGGCCGGCCTGGGCGTGACGGTTGCCCCGGCTTCCGTGGCCGGGATCGCGCATGCCGATGTCGTATGCCGCCCGCTGGCGCCGGATGGCGGGGCGACTCATCTGGATCTGGTTTACCGGCGGGACACGGCCAATCCCCTGGTGGGCGGTTTTCGCCGATTGGTGCTGGAGGGCATGGCCGAGCCGACGGGGCTGAATGCAGAGGAAATTCCGCCGAAGGCGTGACCGATTCGGGGTTCGGATTTCGCAAATCAGAGTGATGGACACCACAACGTCACTGCCTGCATTCAAGTATCATCCCGACCCGGTGTCGACGGGCGCGGTTGTACGCGACGAGGATGCGCCCTGCCTGTCCTGTAACCGGATCCGCGGGT is a genomic window containing:
- a CDS encoding LysR substrate-binding domain-containing protein, with the protein product METGIELRHLRYFLAVAEDLHFGQAAKRLHIAQPPLSQQIRQLERMVGHALFVRTSRSVQLTPAGALLVERARLTLAKVQEDVEAVQRAGRGEDGTLTVGFVESAILSRLPAVLRRYRLVHPRVRLRLHEFHTRQLVDALRNGLVDVGLARDAEAEEWMQVEPVVIEPFIVVAPTGHRLARQETATWVELKNEPFVFFERSAGQQAWDRTIENCERHGFQPNIVQEAEQWLTVLRLVGAGLGVTVAPASVAGIAHADVVCRPLAPDGGATHLDLVYRRDTANPLVGGFRRLVLEGMAEPTGLNAEEIPPKA